Genomic segment of Pseudothermotoga hypogea DSM 11164 = NBRC 106472:
ATGACCGGCATCTACCAGGTCGATCCATCTCAGGTCGCACTGGTAAAGACTTTCGGGAAGTATTCTTACACTGCCGGACCTGGTATTCATCTGCACGCACCCTATCCATTCCAATCGCACGTGATCGTGGATGTGCAGACGATTCGAAAGCAAGAGATCGGTTTCAGAACAATCCGGCCAGGTCAATACGCTTCGAAGAGAGAAGAAGCCCTGATACTCACCGGGGATGGAAACATCGTCTCCGTTGAGGCCGTGGTGCAGTTCCGCGTCAGCGATCCAGTGAAGTTCGTCTTCAACGTCGAAAGACCAGAAGAACTGGTTAAATTCACCACAGAATCTGCTCTGAGAGAGAGGATCGCCAAAAGGACCGTGGACGAGATCTTGACCGCAGAAAGGGACAAGGTGGCCTACGAGGTTCATGAGATGGTGCAGCAGCTTTTGAACGAGTACGACGTGGGTGTCACAGTCTTGAACGTTCTACTCCAAGAAGTCGTCCCACCGGACCCAGTCATAGCGGCCTTCGACGATGTGAACAACGCCAAGCAGGACAAAGAAAGATACATCAACGAAGCGCTCAGGTACGCCAACAACCTGATTCCCGTGGTCGAAGGTGAGGCGAGAAAGATCGTGCTCGAAGCCGAGGCCTACGCACAACAGAAGATCCTTCAAGCCACGGGTGAAACTCAGAGGTTCTTGAGCATACTGAACGAGTACAAAAACGCGCCCAAAATCACCGAGACCCGCTTGAGAATCGAGACACTCGAGCAGGTGCTCCCGAGAGCGAAGACGATCATCCTTTTGGATCGATCCCAAAAGATCTTGCTCATGAATCTCGAAAACTTGCTGGGTGGTGGTGCAAAATGATGAAGCTGACCATAATCGTGACTGTTGCGATCGTTTCGATCTTGGCGATAGTTCTCGTGGCGCTCTCTCTGTTCATCGTGGATCAAACCCAGTACGCTATAGTGCTGAGATTCGGAGAGATAAGAAAGGTCATCTCGGAACCCGGTTTGTACGTGCGCACGCCTTTCGTTGACAACGTCGTTAGGCTGAGCAAGCGATACTACATATACGATATTCCTGTTGAAAAGATCATCACGCTGGACAAAAAAACCATGCTCGTGGATTCGTACGCGATCTGGAGGATCGACGATCCTAAGAAGTTTCTCGAATCTGTAAGAACTGTGAGCCTCGCGCTCTCAAGGATCGACGATGTGGTCTACTCTGGCTTGAGAAACACGCTCGCCAAACTCGAGTTCGACGACATCGTCACCGGTGAAAGACAGTACCTGGTCGACATAACCGATTTTGCGAAAAAGAATCTTGCCGACTTCGGTATAGAGATCAGAGACGTCAGGATCAAACACACCGACCTTCCCACCGAGAACCAAAATGCAGTCTTCGAGAGGATGAAGTCCGAAAGACAGAGCATCGCCGCGCTGATCAGGGCGGAGGGACAGAAGGAAGCGCAGAAGATCCGCTCGGAGGCAGACAAACAAGCCACCATAATAAGGGCACAGGCGATGAGTGAGGCTGAAAGGATAAAAGGTTCCGGTGAAGCGAGCGCAACACGCATCTACGCAGAGGCGTTCTCGAAAGATTACGAGTTCTACAAGCTCCTCAGAACGTTAGAAAGCTACAAGACCATCATTCCAAACAGTGTTGTCATCGTGGGTGAGGATCTGAGCATTCTGCAGCAGATGAAATAGCGCAAAAGTTTTGAAAAGCATCTCTCCCAGCTGAAGAGTGTGTGATCCATTCGTGACCGAGGGGATGGACAGAGTTTTTATCTGTCTTCGTATCGGACTCCAACGAACTGGCTTTCTCGTGGAGATCTTTTCAAGAGGGGGTATCGTGTAGCAGGTGTACGTGGGGGGAAGGGGATGACAAGATGTTTGAAAAGCGAGTGTGGGGCACACTGGCTTTTATGATCCTGTTCATTTGCATCGCGAACGGAGCGATGAGCGAACTTCCTTGGGAATCGTTCGTACACGTCAAAGCCCAGTCAATGGCCGAGACACACATAGCCGTTTCTGACCAAGCCCTGGCTTTGCTTCTCTATTCGGACAACGATTACACAGTCAAAGTTTATCGAGAACCAGATGGAAAGCTTCTCTGGCAAAAGTCCCTCGGGAACGTCAACACGAACATTTCTTCTTTTCAGATCGTGGGGCAATGGCTGTGTCTTTATGGATCTCAAGGAACAGATCCATGGCGTACGTTCATCTTCGACCTTGAAACGGGTAAAGATCTGTACGATGTGATCGGAGCAAAGGTCTGGAATCAAGCTCTCCAGGGACAAGGGTTGAGCGAACCTATCGTTGCGACTTGCGGAAATCGAGTTGTTGTAGCCAGGATGGCAAACTTTGCGGTCTTCGACTTGAAAGAACGACGATGGTTCAAAACTGATATCACTCAGAATCTCTCCTTTCTCACTGTCATTGGTCAACACGTGCTGGCCCTCGATAGACGATCGCAGCGTAGACCTGTCTTGTTCTCCTTACAGGACGGAAGCGTTAAAACCGTTGATGTTCAGCTCAGCACCAGAGAGCTCGAGTCCCTGAGGGCCGATTTTTATTCACGCTACGTTGGCCCAGTTTATCATTGGCAGACAGATTTTCCAGTGTTGTTGACGTGTTCTGATTCTAACAAGACCAATTCTCTGCTTTTGCTCACAAAGAATGACAAAGGTTCTCTCATCTCAACCGAAAGCCTCGGGTTGGAACGCGATCAGAGGTGGAGAATTCTGTTTCAGAAAACAATAGAAATTAAAGCCAATCTAATTCTTGCCGTTGTCCTAAGGCCAGACACACCAGACATTGGTAGTCGTGCGGTTCTTCTGGTCCTCGATTCTTCGGGACGTGTTCTTGGGTGTGAGGAAATTGGGTTCACAGATCTTTACCACATCTGTGTACACCAAGAGAACTTGTTCTTTGTCTATTCAGATGAGACAAATGGTTCTCACATCATGGCGTACCATCTCCCATCGCTTGAGATATCTTGGGAAAGAGATTACGGATCTTTTTGGGAGACGTGTGGCAAGATCGCCGAGACCGAAAGCAGGATCTTTCTTGAAGTCAGCTACGAAGCACAGACAGGAACAAGTGTACGCGCGGTCATAGCGATCGAAAAGAACGATGGGAGTGTCAGTGGGTATTATCCTTTTGGAGAAGTCCCAGACGCCTGTGTTTCGAGTGGCGGAGCGAATTCTTCGTCTCTGTTCTTCTCACTCAGCTCAACCATTTCGCCCGATGTCACGATCTTACGCATCCCGTTGACTTCTCCAGGTTGGCTGGACGCGACGTTGAACGTGGCAGAACCGATTTATCCCAGCTCCACAGTCGAAGTGAGCTTCTCACCATCTTTTGCCATTCTTTCTGCAAGTGCCGGCCAGGTCTCACAGAACAGATTTTGGACTTCTCCCAGCGATCCCGGAAATTACACACTCACGCTGAGCTTTGCAGGATTGAAGAAAGACTTTCCAATGAAAGTTTCCGAATACGTACTTGACCTGAACCTGCCAGAGTTTGTTTACACGAACAGCGAAGTTCCCATTTCTTATACTCCAGAGATCGCGGTGGTCACAACCAGCGGGGGAACGGTGGAAGATAAAATATGGAGAACTCCGGATGAGCCAGGCTCCTACATCATCACCTTGAAAACATCGAGGGTCAGTCGGGAGTTCACCGTGAACGTGTTACCCAAAGATACAGACAAAGATGGTGTGAGCGACTGGAAAGAACGTCTACAGGGCAGCAATCCACAGAATCCCGACACCGATGGTGACGGCTTGGACGATGGCAGAGATCTTTCGCCGACCATCGATCCGAGTCAGCCGAACTGGACGCAGTTCAAAGACCTCCAAGAACCTGGGATGATACGTGTGGAGCAACCTGTCATGTTCTACGGACTGCACGGTTGGGTCGAAGTTTACACACTGAACACATCGGGAGAACTCATCTATCTGCGTCGTACCGAAACGGACGGTGTGAGACACAGCAAGATGGATGAGGACAGTTACAAAAAGAACCTCAACAGGCTCTTTGAAGAATCTGGTTTTGTCGTCTACGATATGAAGCCTGCGGGCAACAGATTCACCACGACGTGGCGAGCAGCAGCTGATTACAAGTCAGAGTTTCAGTACATCTTCAAGGCTGATTTTCTACACCCAAACGAGTATCGTTTCTACTACGACTTTCTCCAGGACTGTCGCTTGGTGCATCTGAAGAACAGCAAAGCGATGCTTTATCCGAGTCCGAACAAGTGCTACAAATACCTCTTGTTGCCCGTTCGCTTGAACCAAGGATACAGAAACCGTATCACGATGCAGTTCAGAGATTACGACATGTGGTCCAACCTTAATTACGTCGCCGACGATGACTACAAGATTGCTGGTTTTCTGTTCGCCTTTTACGCCTCCAACGACTTCAGCGACGATGCAAACCTTCCATACCATCAAGGGCTCGCCTTCGCCATGATCGAGGACAAGGGAGTTTTTCGTCTCGTCATAGATGTTCCGGAGCGGAGTGTTCGTGCTCGCAGTTACTTGAAGATCACACCGGTTTGGGTGATACGGAAAAAGAATGTGACCAGTTATGATCCCACGGTGGTGAAATGGAACATCACTGGAATCACAAGGGAAGTGATCGCAGAACAGGACACCTCGGGGAGCAGTTGGACAGTGTGTGAACATTTTTCGTCCTTCGAGGACTTAGACCGCACGCCCATTGGCAGAGAACGATTCATTTCCACAACTGAGCCAACGAGAAGCTCTCAGGAATCGTTCAAGATCATTGAAAAGGAACCTACAGAACAAGGAAATTCTTTCACGGCGATGGAAGTTGTGCAAAAGATCACGATGATCACCTTAGAAAGTGGCAAGAAGATCTGTTCGCTCACCGAAGCCGTGATGAAGAGCAAACACCGAGTGGACGATCTTGACAAGCTGCCCGACGGACACTGGGCGAAATCAGCTGAGTTTGGACTCGTGAAGTCCAATTTGGAGGTGATCACCGGTGCGGTATCCATCGTCAGTAGTGGTTACGAGGCTTGGGTGGCGTTCAGAGAAGGGGACTACGTGACGGCGAGCTATTACGGTCTCAAGGCCCTGTCCACCTCTGTGAGTGTCGCACCAGAACTTGTGAACATCGCAAAGACGAGCTTTGGATACACCGGAAAAGCCACAAAGCTCAGTGTGATATCGTCAACGCGCGGACAGGTAGCACTCGCGATCGCTGTGGGCATGATTGAAGTTGGTTACGACGTTTACAAGTACACAAGCACCGAAGATCCCATCTTGAAGAAAGCCTACGCAGAGAAGATAGCGGCCGACACCATAGACACGACTTTCGCGGTTATAGGTGAGATCTATCCTCCTGTGAAAGCGGCACTGTTGACCTGGGCGATCGAAGTAGAAATATACTCGTGGATCTTCGGCCAAGACCTTGGCTACAGGGTGTGCCGTACACCGGGAACCGCTCTGGTGTTCCTGTGGCAATATTTCGTCACAGATATACCATCTGCGTTTGCCGAGGAAGCCTATGAGAACGCGAGGAACAGCTTGGTGGAGATCGTCAAGAACGAAAACGAGGTCATGCGTGGTCAGTACATATCCATATTCGTCGAACCACCGACAGATTGAAAACGATATCCTAACAGCTGTCTTTGGGACAGAAGTCGAGAATAGAGATGTGATCGACCAATCTATCCTGTAGCGGGATATCTCTTTAGCACTAACGACGTGGTGTACTCCATTCAACAAACTCGTAGACTATAACGTGTCAAGAAAGAAGCTGGTTGTGAACGAAGATGGATGCGCTATATCAACCACTGTGTCTCGAAACGCATTGTAAAAATAGCGAACAGAGAAGGCAAGGCAATCGTACTGGAAAATCT
This window contains:
- the hflK gene encoding FtsH protease activity modulator HflK, translating into MKTKFIVILVLIALVVVYIMTGIYQVDPSQVALVKTFGKYSYTAGPGIHLHAPYPFQSHVIVDVQTIRKQEIGFRTIRPGQYASKREEALILTGDGNIVSVEAVVQFRVSDPVKFVFNVERPEELVKFTTESALRERIAKRTVDEILTAERDKVAYEVHEMVQQLLNEYDVGVTVLNVLLQEVVPPDPVIAAFDDVNNAKQDKERYINEALRYANNLIPVVEGEARKIVLEAEAYAQQKILQATGETQRFLSILNEYKNAPKITETRLRIETLEQVLPRAKTIILLDRSQKILLMNLENLLGGGAK
- the hflC gene encoding protease modulator HflC, which translates into the protein MKLTIIVTVAIVSILAIVLVALSLFIVDQTQYAIVLRFGEIRKVISEPGLYVRTPFVDNVVRLSKRYYIYDIPVEKIITLDKKTMLVDSYAIWRIDDPKKFLESVRTVSLALSRIDDVVYSGLRNTLAKLEFDDIVTGERQYLVDITDFAKKNLADFGIEIRDVRIKHTDLPTENQNAVFERMKSERQSIAALIRAEGQKEAQKIRSEADKQATIIRAQAMSEAERIKGSGEASATRIYAEAFSKDYEFYKLLRTLESYKTIIPNSVVIVGEDLSILQQMK